A single region of the Chryseobacterium sp. 6424 genome encodes:
- a CDS encoding Crp/Fnr family transcriptional regulator yields MQILEILERHITVDNEIREFVQHKTHTETHPKGTLLTRQNQYSRKIYFMEEGLAPSFYYENGKDITTNFYTEGKILGNVDSIFTGVPTRYNFEVLEESTLVSCNYQELEALCAVSLPAANFSRYILGNLMTQTLARLTSLQHMTAREKYEQLLEENPGIILRAPLGMIATYLGISQETLSRIRSEK; encoded by the coding sequence GTGCAGATTTTAGAAATCCTTGAGCGGCATATTACGGTTGATAACGAAATCCGAGAGTTCGTGCAGCACAAAACCCACACAGAAACCCATCCGAAAGGTACGCTGCTTACCCGCCAAAACCAGTACAGCCGCAAAATATACTTTATGGAAGAGGGCCTGGCCCCAAGTTTCTATTATGAAAATGGCAAAGATATCACCACTAATTTCTATACCGAAGGTAAAATCCTCGGTAATGTAGACAGTATTTTCACCGGCGTACCTACCCGTTATAATTTTGAAGTCCTCGAAGAAAGCACCCTCGTGTCGTGTAATTATCAGGAGTTGGAGGCACTTTGCGCTGTGTCTTTGCCGGCCGCCAATTTTTCGCGATACATTTTGGGCAACCTGATGACGCAGACACTCGCGCGCCTAACATCTTTGCAACACATGACCGCGAGGGAAAAATATGAACAGTTGCTGGAAGAAAACCCTGGCATCATCCTTCGGGCCCCACTTGGGATGATAGCCACTTACCTCGGTATTTCCCAAGAGACACTCAGCCGCATCCGCAGTGAGAAATGA
- a CDS encoding DUF1569 domain-containing protein encodes MQDIFSPLDAQQYIDRINRLTPETPRKWGKMSVDQVLAHLNVSYETIYEPGKHPKPGFIAAFLLKNFVKKKTVNELPYKQNIPTAPMFIMKGDKDFEAEKKRLIGYIQKTQQLGREAFDGKISHSFGKLTAQEWNNMLAKHLNHHLEQFGV; translated from the coding sequence ATGCAGGATATCTTCAGTCCTCTAGATGCACAGCAATACATCGACCGAATAAACCGCCTGACACCCGAAACTCCCCGAAAATGGGGGAAAATGTCTGTAGACCAAGTCTTGGCGCACCTCAATGTGTCTTATGAAACCATTTATGAGCCGGGCAAACATCCGAAACCCGGTTTCATCGCTGCTTTTTTACTTAAGAATTTCGTGAAGAAGAAAACGGTAAATGAACTTCCTTACAAGCAGAATATCCCCACCGCACCGATGTTTATCATGAAAGGAGATAAAGATTTTGAAGCAGAGAAAAAACGGCTGATCGGGTACATACAGAAAACACAGCAACTCGGTCGCGAAGCTTTCGACGGGAAAATCTCGCATTCATTCGGGAAGTTGACCGCGCAGGAATGGAATAATATGCTTGCCAAACACCTTAATCATCATCTTGAGCAGTTTGGAGTTTAA
- a CDS encoding HlyD family secretion protein, with amino-acid sequence MKNHFLSISFILSFLMLTGCSETHEKRVLTEGKAKKDLVTFSPKVTGRILEIYVEEGQMVKAGDTLAKLDVPEVSAKIAQARGATAAARAQAQLARNGATQDQLRQLNAKRKGLQEQFSYAQKAYTRAQNMYRDSLLSPQNYDEAFAKYQGAKAQLDAVNAELHEVQLGTRYEKIDMAQGQADQAAGALQEATVAYSERYVIATNDMEIETISLNKGELATAGYALFSGYIPDTTYFRFTVPESKIAAYGKGREVQVIVNYSKKEIPGRIISLKQLAKYADITTAFPDYNPQDAVYEIKVKPLNSKDAQQVLVNATVLLKQ; translated from the coding sequence ATGAAAAATCACTTTTTATCTATTTCATTTATATTGTCCTTTTTGATGCTCACCGGATGTTCCGAAACTCATGAAAAACGTGTACTAACCGAGGGAAAAGCCAAAAAGGATCTGGTCACTTTTTCTCCAAAAGTTACAGGACGCATTCTTGAAATTTATGTAGAAGAAGGCCAAATGGTTAAGGCTGGCGATACGCTGGCCAAACTCGACGTACCTGAAGTTTCGGCAAAAATTGCGCAGGCTCGCGGCGCAACTGCAGCTGCCCGCGCACAGGCGCAACTCGCCCGAAACGGTGCCACACAGGACCAACTGCGTCAACTGAATGCCAAACGAAAGGGATTGCAGGAGCAGTTTTCTTATGCACAAAAAGCCTACACCCGAGCACAGAATATGTACCGCGACAGCTTGCTTTCTCCACAGAATTATGATGAAGCTTTTGCAAAATATCAGGGCGCAAAAGCGCAGCTGGATGCCGTAAATGCGGAATTGCATGAGGTACAGCTCGGTACCCGCTATGAGAAAATTGATATGGCGCAGGGGCAGGCAGATCAGGCCGCCGGCGCGTTGCAGGAAGCCACCGTGGCCTATTCTGAACGATATGTGATCGCCACGAACGATATGGAGATTGAAACCATCAGCCTGAACAAGGGTGAACTGGCGACAGCAGGCTACGCACTTTTTTCGGGGTATATTCCTGACACTACTTATTTCCGGTTTACGGTTCCTGAAAGTAAGATCGCAGCGTATGGGAAAGGTAGGGAAGTGCAGGTGATAGTAAATTACAGCAAGAAAGAAATCCCCGGCAGAATAATCTCGTTGAAACAACTCGCAAAATATGCTGATATCACCACCGCCTTCCCCGATTATAATCCGCAGGATGCGGTGTACGAGATAAAAGTGAAACCCCTGAACAGCAAAGATGCCCAGCAGGTACTTGTTAACGCCACCGTTCTCCTGAAACAATAA
- a CDS encoding alpha-2-macroglobulin family protein, giving the protein MNNFTRIFTVFLFLILFTPMFGQKLYDDQWKKIEANYKSGKYKSNLPIILEIQKQAVKDGNANQLIRSLKAEFSIANQTQDDENNDSASRFFTKLSTFGNQLKGEQRLLYEVLLTEFFNDYYDNESWEINQRTNINNQDFSQIETWSKLDFKNYLTKKYNELEAKKPDLQKVQLSKYKAIFEETQDLDYFPTLFEWNAINQIEFLKDPNFFTPNELKANHTKILSLFDELIARNSANAKLYFEHQKLNYSCEFSNCKDRLVQLENLVKSPVDGDYKLLLTAEMMDELTQDQKFKEALLLAENAKKNYPKSKFLNNILQRENQIVNPSLNIKYETHTQSNLPIHLVANAKNIRQFSLNIYEVKSDFNNFLKYVSDSYSKENFAAVKKSLVRKETFELQDLKDFKTHTTSLEIKPLPSGIYMVEYVVENAIQEHFYFIATQSRLIYHKKDERKFLENQMKLVNRENGTSISNEDLKILEYGRGKTGTVVAEKTDASANFKFPGTAEKAYYRYYLVQQPRTNDFNLMQVYGNQYYGEKKIQDREQAQIFLDRAIYRPGQTVYFKVIATAFNGESRKENVVSKSKLNVILNDANGEEISKQQLITNEFGSINGSFILPQGKLNGQFSIVVDNDDEDSDYLIGGTKYFQVEEYKRPKFEVVIDPVKDEYRYGQTLEIKGKAMTFSGIPLSNATVNYEIKKRNIRWMYFWWYPRGNDNENSILGEVKTNEKGEFVIKVELQKDETLDGIQIDNYEINASVTDINGETQSEMANVKVSSVSHYLKADDIKDTFTDENIKIKVETKNYNDQNLNKPYQVKLSKLSGDARVFRSNFENEIQDLPKFSKTEFIQKFPHDYFSEDEKDEKEDKVVLEKMQEPRSKNQDKNNGPESDILNLGALPAGKYRLELYNIEGKDTIKTEKTFEVFDKRFLVDTQKPFLKVIQPKNEFKRNEKAKIYVYSAVPNALVNVFVQNGNGKTATEQKTFKNGVLEYELAFPNDESIDQINVQFQLVAFNDVQTESVNLKIATDKKRLRIETVTFRDKLQPNSKEKWTVKILGEGKERVNAEVLANMYDKSLDQFAMNSYSWQKLYQQYFRVNSYGFNEYLAQENYSKRVGYLNQREINIPEFQWFDGGIYGLPIITRQLETSAGLVNQVGAKDANYAPPPPSVSSTEVYSEVEEIDAKGYIVKINGQPVRPRKKRSDEKQSLDKIPVRQNLNETAFFYPNLMTDKDGNVTFEFTSPEALTQWKLMFLAHTKDARAATLEKEVVTQKEFSVTPNYPRFLREGDELNLQSKLSSLVNQKLSGTAQLQILDAFTNEDITEKFVEIRNNSRQFALKENGNDVVNWKLKVPNDVSSIIIKVVVRAGNFSDGEQKAIAILPNRMLVTDAVPIFVKEGQTKTFTLENLAKNTSSTASNFSNTLELTTNPIWEILFALPSLKNDQNNSADVIFNKWFADVLASEIFRANPKLKTVFDEYQSKGLLTSNLEKNQELKQLLLEETPWVLDSKTETEQMEKLARLFDANTMRNSIQTDWAELKQLQNPDGGFSWYQGYPSSYYTSLYILKNLGRINEWLKGNLADYQSSEQKELVSKLIAYVDQEVNKYDNTDKKLVVNNFVLDYLDTRSYWEAQYPLKTKGNALKNAVMTKAKTEKITDFTFFGLHRLALLFDKYGMKTESKKFLTYLKDTSTDTQTQGVYWKQNLNDWGWYSTKIVNHAGALEAFNKLTPNDINFIEEMKIWLVTQKEVNSWGSSRGTAEVIFTMLNSGKSWTTAESDKATIIWGGKELVNPDTKATGYVKSTLKPEKIDKNLGTVTVTKPGPGIAQGGLFWQYYEDLDNIKSSESYLSITKELYKKVKTVNGEELIKITENSPLKVGDKVTVRMILNTDRNMEFIHLKDMRAAGFEPLNVISGYEWKNGLGYYQSTKDASTNFYIEYLPKGKYVFEYDYICNASGTFNNGITTLQNYYAPQMNAHTMGARVTISE; this is encoded by the coding sequence ATGAACAACTTTACACGAATTTTCACCGTTTTCCTGTTTTTAATACTTTTCACGCCTATGTTCGGACAAAAACTTTACGATGACCAATGGAAGAAAATTGAAGCCAATTACAAATCCGGAAAATACAAATCGAACCTTCCCATCATTTTAGAAATCCAGAAACAGGCCGTTAAAGACGGTAATGCAAACCAGCTCATCCGTTCGCTGAAAGCGGAATTCAGCATCGCAAACCAAACGCAGGACGATGAGAACAACGATTCGGCGAGCCGGTTTTTTACGAAGCTTTCCACTTTCGGAAATCAGTTGAAAGGCGAGCAGCGCTTGCTTTATGAGGTTCTTTTGACGGAATTCTTCAATGATTATTACGATAATGAATCATGGGAAATCAATCAGCGCACCAACATCAACAACCAGGATTTTTCACAAATCGAAACCTGGAGCAAACTTGATTTTAAGAATTATCTGACCAAAAAATATAACGAACTCGAAGCGAAAAAACCCGATTTGCAGAAAGTGCAGCTTTCCAAATACAAGGCGATTTTCGAGGAAACGCAGGATCTCGATTATTTCCCGACTTTATTTGAATGGAACGCCATCAATCAGATCGAATTCCTTAAAGATCCAAATTTCTTTACACCAAACGAACTTAAAGCAAATCATACGAAGATTTTAAGTCTTTTCGATGAACTTATTGCAAGGAATTCTGCGAATGCAAAACTGTATTTTGAACATCAGAAACTCAATTATTCCTGTGAGTTCAGCAACTGCAAAGACCGTTTGGTGCAGCTTGAAAATTTAGTAAAATCTCCTGTTGATGGTGATTACAAACTTCTGCTTACGGCGGAAATGATGGATGAACTTACCCAAGACCAGAAATTTAAAGAAGCGCTGCTTCTCGCAGAAAATGCTAAGAAAAATTATCCAAAATCCAAATTCCTCAACAATATCCTTCAGCGTGAAAATCAGATTGTAAATCCGTCCCTGAACATCAAATATGAGACGCACACACAGTCTAATCTACCCATTCATTTGGTGGCCAATGCGAAAAATATCCGTCAGTTTTCGCTGAATATTTATGAAGTGAAAAGCGATTTCAATAATTTCTTAAAATATGTCAGCGATTCTTACAGTAAAGAAAATTTCGCGGCCGTAAAGAAATCTTTGGTCCGCAAAGAAACCTTTGAGCTGCAGGATTTGAAGGATTTCAAAACGCATACAACTTCTTTGGAGATCAAGCCGTTGCCTTCTGGCATTTATATGGTGGAATATGTGGTTGAGAATGCTATTCAGGAACATTTTTATTTTATCGCGACACAATCGCGGCTGATTTACCACAAAAAAGATGAAAGAAAATTCTTAGAAAACCAGATGAAGCTGGTCAACCGCGAAAACGGAACATCGATTTCAAATGAAGACCTTAAAATCCTTGAATATGGTAGGGGAAAAACCGGAACCGTTGTCGCTGAGAAGACTGACGCTTCCGCTAATTTTAAATTCCCGGGAACAGCTGAGAAGGCCTATTACCGCTACTATTTGGTGCAGCAGCCTAGAACCAATGACTTTAATCTGATGCAGGTTTATGGCAATCAGTATTATGGTGAAAAAAAGATTCAGGACCGCGAACAGGCGCAGATTTTCCTTGACAGAGCCATCTACCGTCCGGGGCAAACGGTTTATTTTAAAGTGATCGCGACAGCGTTCAACGGTGAATCAAGGAAAGAAAATGTCGTTTCAAAATCTAAACTCAATGTTATTTTAAATGATGCGAATGGTGAAGAAATCTCGAAACAGCAGCTCATCACCAACGAATTTGGCTCCATCAATGGCAGTTTTATTCTTCCGCAGGGAAAATTGAACGGCCAATTCAGTATTGTAGTGGATAATGATGATGAAGATTCGGATTATCTGATTGGTGGTACTAAATATTTCCAGGTCGAGGAGTACAAACGCCCGAAATTTGAAGTCGTCATCGACCCCGTTAAAGATGAATACAGATACGGCCAAACCCTAGAAATCAAAGGAAAAGCCATGACTTTTTCCGGCATTCCGCTGAGTAATGCGACGGTGAATTACGAGATTAAAAAACGCAATATCCGATGGATGTATTTCTGGTGGTACCCACGCGGAAACGATAACGAAAACTCCATTTTAGGTGAGGTGAAAACCAATGAAAAAGGGGAGTTTGTCATTAAAGTCGAGCTTCAAAAAGACGAGACTTTAGACGGAATTCAGATCGATAATTACGAAATCAATGCTTCTGTAACCGATATCAACGGCGAAACACAGTCGGAAATGGCGAATGTGAAGGTTTCTTCGGTTTCACATTACCTAAAAGCCGATGACATCAAAGATACTTTCACGGATGAAAATATTAAGATTAAGGTTGAAACAAAAAACTACAACGACCAAAATTTAAACAAACCATATCAGGTAAAACTGTCGAAACTTAGCGGGGATGCAAGGGTTTTCAGAAGCAATTTTGAAAACGAAATTCAGGATTTGCCTAAGTTTTCAAAAACAGAATTCATCCAGAAATTTCCGCACGATTATTTTTCAGAAGATGAAAAAGATGAAAAAGAGGACAAAGTTGTTTTGGAGAAGATGCAAGAGCCCAGAAGCAAGAATCAAGATAAAAATAATGGTCCTGAATCTGATATCTTAAATCTTGGTGCTCTACCTGCCGGAAAATACAGACTGGAGTTGTACAATATCGAAGGAAAAGACACCATTAAAACCGAAAAAACCTTTGAAGTTTTCGATAAAAGGTTCCTGGTAGATACGCAGAAACCATTTCTGAAAGTCATTCAGCCAAAAAATGAATTTAAAAGAAACGAAAAAGCAAAAATTTATGTTTATTCCGCGGTTCCGAATGCTTTGGTAAATGTTTTCGTACAAAATGGAAACGGTAAAACGGCAACCGAACAGAAAACTTTCAAAAACGGCGTTTTGGAATATGAACTTGCATTTCCGAATGATGAAAGCATCGACCAGATCAATGTTCAGTTCCAATTGGTGGCTTTCAATGATGTGCAGACGGAATCGGTTAATCTGAAGATTGCGACTGACAAAAAACGTTTGCGTATTGAAACCGTGACTTTCCGCGACAAACTGCAGCCGAACTCCAAAGAAAAATGGACAGTGAAAATCCTTGGCGAGGGCAAAGAGCGCGTCAACGCCGAAGTTTTGGCGAATATGTACGATAAATCTTTGGATCAGTTTGCGATGAATTCTTACTCGTGGCAAAAACTGTATCAGCAATATTTCCGCGTGAATTCTTACGGCTTCAATGAGTATTTAGCGCAGGAAAATTACAGCAAAAGAGTAGGGTATCTCAATCAGAGAGAAATTAATATTCCGGAATTTCAATGGTTTGATGGCGGGATTTATGGATTACCTATAATTACCCGACAACTTGAAACGAGTGCAGGATTAGTAAACCAAGTTGGCGCGAAAGATGCGAACTATGCTCCACCACCGCCCTCAGTATCGAGTACTGAGGTTTATTCAGAAGTTGAAGAAATAGATGCAAAGGGGTACATTGTTAAGATAAATGGACAACCTGTGCGACCTAGAAAAAAAAGATCAGATGAAAAACAAAGTTTAGACAAAATCCCCGTCCGCCAAAATCTCAACGAAACCGCATTTTTCTACCCGAATTTAATGACGGATAAAGACGGCAATGTAACTTTCGAATTCACTTCACCAGAAGCGTTGACTCAATGGAAACTCATGTTTTTGGCGCATACAAAGGATGCCAGAGCGGCCACACTTGAAAAGGAAGTCGTGACGCAAAAAGAATTTTCAGTCACGCCAAATTATCCCAGATTTCTGCGCGAAGGTGACGAACTGAACCTACAGTCGAAACTTTCGAGCTTGGTTAATCAAAAACTCAGCGGAACCGCGCAACTACAAATCTTAGACGCCTTCACCAACGAGGATATAACCGAAAAATTCGTAGAAATTCGAAATAATTCGCGCCAATTTGCATTAAAAGAAAACGGAAATGATGTCGTAAATTGGAAGTTAAAAGTTCCGAACGATGTGTCTTCGATTATCATCAAGGTCGTAGTGCGGGCCGGAAATTTCTCCGATGGTGAACAGAAAGCCATCGCTATCCTTCCGAACCGGATGCTGGTGACCGACGCGGTTCCGATTTTCGTTAAAGAAGGCCAGACTAAGACCTTTACCCTGGAAAATTTAGCAAAAAATACGTCCTCCACCGCGAGCAATTTTTCCAACACACTCGAACTGACGACTAATCCGATCTGGGAAATTCTGTTTGCGCTGCCAAGTCTGAAAAACGACCAGAACAATTCGGCGGATGTGATCTTTAATAAATGGTTTGCGGATGTTTTGGCGTCTGAAATTTTTAGAGCAAACCCAAAACTGAAAACCGTTTTCGACGAATATCAAAGCAAAGGTTTGCTTACTTCAAATCTTGAAAAAAACCAGGAGTTGAAACAGCTTCTGCTCGAAGAAACGCCGTGGGTTTTGGACTCTAAAACTGAAACGGAACAGATGGAAAAACTCGCACGGCTTTTTGATGCCAACACGATGCGCAATTCTATTCAAACGGATTGGGCGGAACTGAAACAACTTCAGAACCCGGACGGCGGTTTCTCGTGGTATCAGGGTTATCCGAGCTCGTATTACACTTCATTATATATCCTTAAAAATTTAGGCAGGATCAACGAATGGCTGAAAGGAAATCTCGCTGATTATCAATCTTCCGAACAGAAAGAACTGGTGTCGAAACTCATTGCGTATGTTGATCAGGAAGTCAATAAATATGACAACACCGACAAAAAACTGGTGGTGAATAATTTCGTGCTCGATTATCTCGACACCCGCAGCTACTGGGAAGCACAATATCCTTTAAAAACTAAAGGAAACGCCCTCAAAAACGCGGTGATGACAAAAGCCAAAACCGAGAAAATCACCGATTTTACTTTCTTCGGACTTCACCGGTTGGCACTTCTTTTTGATAAATACGGCATGAAAACCGAGTCAAAGAAATTCCTGACGTACTTAAAGGACACTTCCACCGATACCCAAACGCAGGGCGTTTACTGGAAACAGAACCTCAACGACTGGGGTTGGTACTCAACGAAAATCGTAAACCATGCCGGTGCATTGGAAGCCTTTAACAAACTGACTCCGAACGACATCAATTTCATCGAAGAAATGAAGATCTGGCTCGTCACCCAGAAAGAAGTCAACTCCTGGGGAAGTTCGCGCGGCACCGCCGAAGTGATTTTCACGATGCTGAATTCCGGAAAATCGTGGACAACTGCAGAAAGCGATAAAGCCACAATTATTTGGGGAGGGAAGGAACTTGTAAATCCGGACACAAAAGCCACCGGCTATGTGAAATCAACTTTAAAACCAGAAAAAATCGACAAAAACTTAGGAACGGTAACCGTTACCAAACCCGGCCCGGGAATCGCTCAGGGCGGCTTATTCTGGCAGTATTACGAAGATCTGGATAATATAAAATCCTCGGAATCTTATCTTTCAATCACCAAAGAACTGTACAAAAAAGTGAAAACGGTCAATGGTGAAGAATTAATTAAAATCACAGAAAATTCACCGCTGAAAGTCGGTGACAAAGTTACGGTACGAATGATCCTGAACACCGACCGCAACATGGAGTTCATCCACCTAAAAGACATGCGCGCCGCAGGTTTCGAGCCGCTCAACGTAATTTCCGGCTACGAATGGAAAAACGGTCTCGGCTATTATCAAAGCACAAAAGACGCATCCACCAATTTCTACATCGAGTACTTGCCGAAAGGGAAATACGTGTTCGAGTATGATTACATCTGCAACGCTTCCGGAACCTTCAACAACGGTATCACGACGCTGCAAAACTACTACGCCCCGCAGATGAACGCCCACACGATGGGAGCGAGAGTGACCATTTCGGAATAA
- a CDS encoding ABC transporter permease yields the protein MKQLRYLLRREFRLFFTNRTMLSVFFLAPIVYALLIGFTYEKGKVEHIPVILVNQDQTPLAGQLAEMLADNKTISVLNYAEEPANINDEVIRTEAAAVIIIPERFEAAMLQKKYPEVNVYINTSNVLTANFATKAIQQVLGTFSAGAEMKAMQRKGMSAEMAKTQFEPFKANYITLFNTTSNYLIFMWPAMMAVVLQQVILLAMAVTFSEEFKRESFKRDFAGKHKYAILVMTLKCLPVWIFANFNILFFYACSVYFKIPVPENILNFILLTAGFVVAATNLGVLVSILIPDALKATQILMVIASPAFIISGFTWPSSAMPAFIRFFSDIIPLTPYLEALKIMVVQRGSDALTQRYFIHLFILGWVYFILAWAALKIKIHFLFKKYQIDEAEQDNDVLR from the coding sequence ATGAAACAGTTACGCTATTTGCTTCGCCGCGAGTTCCGGCTCTTTTTTACCAACCGTACCATGCTTTCGGTATTTTTTCTGGCGCCGATCGTGTATGCGCTGCTGATTGGTTTCACGTATGAAAAAGGGAAGGTAGAACATATTCCGGTGATTCTTGTGAATCAGGACCAAACACCGCTTGCAGGCCAGCTGGCAGAGATGCTGGCAGATAATAAAACCATCAGTGTCCTGAATTATGCGGAAGAACCCGCCAACATTAACGATGAAGTCATCAGAACGGAAGCGGCAGCCGTGATCATCATTCCAGAAAGATTTGAGGCCGCGATGTTACAGAAAAAATATCCGGAGGTGAATGTGTACATTAACACCTCGAATGTACTGACCGCAAATTTTGCTACGAAAGCGATCCAGCAGGTATTGGGCACATTTTCAGCCGGTGCGGAAATGAAAGCGATGCAACGCAAAGGGATGTCGGCAGAAATGGCCAAAACGCAGTTTGAGCCTTTTAAAGCCAATTACATTACGCTGTTTAATACCACCAGCAATTATCTGATTTTCATGTGGCCCGCGATGATGGCCGTGGTGCTGCAACAGGTGATTCTGCTGGCGATGGCGGTGACTTTCAGTGAAGAGTTCAAGAGGGAATCTTTTAAACGGGATTTTGCGGGAAAACATAAATATGCGATACTGGTGATGACGCTGAAATGTCTGCCGGTATGGATTTTCGCGAATTTCAATATCCTGTTCTTCTATGCTTGCAGTGTGTACTTTAAAATTCCGGTGCCTGAAAACATCCTCAATTTTATATTGCTGACAGCGGGTTTTGTAGTGGCGGCTACCAATTTGGGTGTGCTGGTAAGCATCCTGATTCCGGATGCGCTGAAAGCGACACAGATTTTAATGGTGATTGCCTCACCGGCATTCATCATCAGTGGGTTTACCTGGCCGTCTTCGGCAATGCCCGCATTTATACGGTTTTTCAGTGATATTATTCCGCTTACGCCATATCTTGAAGCACTAAAAATCATGGTGGTACAGCGGGGCTCGGATGCTTTAACGCAACGCTATTTTATTCACTTATTTATTCTAGGTTGGGTATATTTTATTTTGGCCTGGGCGGCTTTGAAGATCAAGATTCATTTTCTGTTTAAAAAATATCAGATTGATGAGGCTGAGCAGGATAATGATGTGCTAAGGTGA
- a CDS encoding TolC family protein, with protein sequence MTHFRKIFIHSLLLLPLCLSAQQAPTLRELVDSAMVQDGALRNQILENRYTHLDDEKLRSVFLPKLEISGKTGYTQANVQFQSPEITVPAVKPVFPGMQIPAGQINDLSVSGISAAAKAEASVLIYSGGKVKYLREANREKNLSEKVLMERTKDEIITEISKAYDQLALIRETGKTLAEAEKRLAINRKTADKALSYGLITPYDHKKIELAQAVLDSKMVEYEGKKELLMTQLSLLTGIERARISQISAALEPIANVVSDFSIENRSEIQALNHGIKATDYKIKAEERWWVPKVQAQSSLSYLGLYGRNISSKDELLPGRKLDINPSNLNILPLFEAGIAFKWDVFDGNEGRHAIEKAKLDREILNAKRQDALKKLQLNLASQQTGFKTAGAQVSLKLKAKEIAQSALQQVEKEFRYGSKTSSALIEAENDLQNAELELQTAIFNQRRAAIELMKATQNLNIDAL encoded by the coding sequence ATGACACATTTCCGTAAAATATTTATCCACAGTTTATTATTGCTTCCGCTGTGCCTCTCGGCACAGCAGGCGCCTACGCTGCGCGAACTGGTCGATAGCGCCATGGTACAGGACGGTGCCTTGCGCAACCAGATCCTTGAAAACCGCTACACTCACCTCGATGACGAAAAGCTGCGCTCAGTTTTTCTGCCAAAACTCGAAATCAGTGGCAAGACAGGTTACACGCAGGCAAACGTTCAGTTTCAGTCCCCCGAAATCACCGTTCCTGCGGTAAAGCCGGTTTTTCCCGGGATGCAGATTCCCGCCGGGCAAATTAACGATTTGTCCGTGTCCGGTATTTCAGCCGCGGCAAAGGCCGAAGCTAGTGTACTCATTTATTCCGGTGGTAAAGTGAAATATCTGCGTGAAGCCAACCGGGAGAAAAACCTGTCGGAAAAAGTGCTTATGGAGAGAACCAAAGATGAAATCATCACTGAAATCTCGAAAGCATACGATCAGCTGGCCTTAATCCGTGAGACCGGAAAAACGCTGGCTGAAGCAGAAAAACGTCTGGCGATTAACAGGAAAACTGCGGACAAGGCTTTGTCTTACGGTTTGATCACGCCTTATGATCACAAAAAAATAGAACTTGCACAGGCCGTACTCGACTCAAAAATGGTGGAGTATGAAGGTAAAAAAGAACTGCTGATGACTCAATTGAGTTTATTAACAGGAATTGAACGGGCACGGATCAGTCAGATTTCAGCCGCTTTAGAGCCGATTGCAAACGTTGTCTCCGATTTCAGTATAGAAAACCGCTCCGAAATTCAGGCGCTGAACCACGGAATAAAAGCGACAGACTATAAAATAAAAGCCGAAGAAAGATGGTGGGTGCCAAAAGTACAGGCGCAGTCATCTTTGTCTTACCTCGGTTTATACGGCCGAAACATCAGTTCAAAAGACGAATTATTACCCGGTAGAAAACTGGATATCAATCCTTCAAATTTAAATATACTGCCGCTTTTCGAGGCCGGGATCGCTTTTAAATGGGATGTTTTCGATGGAAACGAAGGTCGGCATGCCATAGAAAAAGCAAAATTAGATCGTGAGATTCTTAACGCTAAACGGCAGGATGCTTTAAAGAAACTTCAGTTGAATTTAGCCAGTCAGCAAACCGGTTTTAAGACTGCCGGTGCGCAGGTATCGCTGAAACTAAAAGCCAAAGAAATTGCGCAAAGCGCGCTGCAGCAGGTTGAAAAAGAATTCCGCTACGGTTCCAAGACCTCTTCCGCGCTCATCGAAGCTGAAAACGATCTGCAAAACGCAGAGCTCGAACTTCAGACAGCCATCTTTAATCAGCGCCGAGCCGCCATTGAACTGATGAAAGCCACGCAAAACCTTAATATTGACGCACTTTAA